One region of Sulfuriroseicoccus oceanibius genomic DNA includes:
- a CDS encoding Gfo/Idh/MocA family protein — MKNSDTPQIQGTNRRSFLKMAGGFGAAMAAGGRALAETGASVPALAAGSTYMGDFVAPKLDKVKVAFIGCGARGGTHYHHISTFDNTEVVGICDIYEDLAQNAKKRVLQNNAEAHKNVKLYFGDKFAYKQMLAETKPDVVYVITPWEWHAPMAIDAMNAGAHAMVEVPLATSIEDCWKIIETSEKTKRHCMMLENVNYGRDELMFLNMARQGVFGELLHGEAAYIHELRGQMHQVEQGRGTGFWRTHHWAKENGNLYPTHGLGPVAQYMNLARGDDNFRRLVSFSSPAKNHALYAKENFAPDSKLNQIEYNGGDMSTSIIKTELGRTIMVQWDESSPRPYSRHNLIQGTRGTGAGFPNRIALDYTWKNATPELRKVLGLKESEPNKHSNYHAWLQGEAYQAFYEAFDHPLYTRMEELAKRLGGHGGMDAIMNYRVIECIRTGQPLDQNVYEGAFWSAVTPLSRKSVAEDGMPQDFPDFTRGQWKNTKPLPIVQ; from the coding sequence ATGAAGAATAGCGATACTCCTCAAATTCAGGGCACCAACCGCCGCTCCTTCCTTAAAATGGCAGGCGGATTCGGTGCGGCAATGGCAGCTGGTGGCCGCGCGTTGGCTGAGACCGGTGCTTCCGTTCCAGCTCTTGCTGCAGGTTCGACCTACATGGGTGACTTCGTGGCACCAAAGCTCGACAAGGTGAAGGTTGCCTTCATCGGATGCGGCGCTCGCGGTGGCACCCACTACCACCACATCTCGACCTTCGACAATACCGAGGTGGTCGGTATCTGCGACATCTACGAGGATCTCGCTCAGAATGCCAAGAAGCGCGTGCTTCAGAACAACGCCGAAGCTCACAAGAACGTGAAGCTCTACTTCGGTGATAAGTTCGCCTACAAGCAGATGCTGGCTGAGACCAAGCCGGACGTGGTGTACGTCATCACTCCTTGGGAATGGCACGCGCCAATGGCGATCGACGCGATGAACGCAGGTGCCCACGCGATGGTCGAAGTGCCATTGGCCACCTCGATCGAAGATTGCTGGAAGATCATCGAGACCTCCGAGAAGACCAAGCGTCACTGCATGATGCTCGAGAACGTGAACTACGGTCGCGACGAGCTGATGTTCCTCAACATGGCACGCCAGGGGGTGTTCGGTGAGCTCCTTCACGGTGAAGCTGCTTACATCCACGAACTGCGTGGCCAGATGCACCAGGTCGAACAGGGCCGCGGAACCGGTTTCTGGCGCACCCACCACTGGGCGAAAGAGAACGGCAACCTCTACCCAACCCACGGTCTCGGACCTGTGGCGCAGTACATGAACCTGGCACGTGGCGACGACAACTTCCGCCGCCTCGTCTCGTTCTCGTCGCCGGCCAAGAACCACGCGCTCTACGCCAAGGAGAACTTTGCTCCGGATTCGAAGCTCAACCAGATCGAGTACAACGGTGGTGATATGAGCACATCGATCATCAAGACCGAGCTCGGCCGCACCATCATGGTTCAGTGGGACGAAAGCTCCCCACGCCCATACTCCCGCCACAACCTCATTCAGGGAACCCGTGGTACCGGTGCAGGCTTCCCGAACCGTATCGCTCTCGACTATACTTGGAAGAACGCGACCCCTGAGTTGCGCAAGGTTCTCGGACTCAAGGAAAGCGAGCCGAACAAGCACTCCAATTACCACGCATGGCTTCAGGGCGAGGCGTATCAGGCATTTTACGAAGCCTTCGACCACCCGCTCTACACCCGCATGGAAGAGCTCGCCAAGCGTCTCGGCGGACACGGCGGAATGGACGCGATCATGAACTACCGCGTGATCGAGTGCATCCGTACCGGCCAGCCGCTTGATCAGAACGTCTACGAAGGCGCCTTCTGGTCGGCAGTGACTCCGCTTTCGCGCAAGTCGGTGGCCGAGGACGGAATGCCTCAGGACTTCCCAGACTTCACCCGCGGTCAGTGGAAGAACACCAAGCCGCTTCCAATCGTTCAGTAA
- a CDS encoding AEC family transporter, whose protein sequence is MPDPSQLNPLQIYGAVLPVFIVVGIGLFLRWRGIVKPEADKWLLKLVVNLLMPCLILDKMIGNPSLRDIKLIAVSAGTGYLLVSCGMLLALGVGKMVGMKRGAGLRSFGLGTGVQNYGYVAIPVLLAVFVGADLGVLFTHSLGVELAIWTVGMMVLTGETRFSWRRILSGPVVAIIIGLSLSWTGLGEFVPETVHYTIGWLGQCGIPMSLLLVGMTIADLAGNAEWSVKVPVAGGLLRLGVLPFGYIAAAYLVRDWTPLAQVFVVQAAMPAGNFPIVLARHFGGQPDVPTQVMLASTVGSVLTMPLWVSFGVWVIGM, encoded by the coding sequence ATGCCTGATCCGTCGCAGCTGAACCCATTGCAGATCTACGGGGCCGTTTTGCCGGTCTTTATCGTGGTCGGTATCGGGTTGTTTTTACGTTGGCGAGGTATCGTCAAACCGGAGGCCGATAAATGGCTGCTGAAGCTGGTGGTGAACCTGCTGATGCCGTGTTTGATCCTCGACAAGATGATCGGCAACCCGTCGTTGCGAGACATCAAGTTAATCGCCGTCTCTGCAGGGACGGGGTACTTGCTGGTGTCTTGCGGGATGTTGTTGGCGCTTGGTGTTGGCAAGATGGTGGGCATGAAGCGTGGCGCGGGCTTGCGCTCATTTGGCTTGGGGACGGGGGTGCAGAACTACGGCTACGTGGCGATTCCAGTGTTGTTGGCGGTTTTTGTCGGCGCGGATCTTGGTGTGTTGTTCACGCACAGCCTCGGGGTGGAGTTGGCGATTTGGACGGTGGGGATGATGGTGCTCACCGGCGAGACGCGTTTTTCGTGGCGGCGAATTCTCAGTGGTCCGGTGGTGGCGATCATCATTGGATTGAGTCTGAGCTGGACGGGGCTCGGTGAGTTTGTACCGGAGACGGTGCATTACACAATCGGCTGGCTCGGTCAGTGCGGGATCCCTATGTCTTTGCTGCTGGTCGGGATGACGATTGCCGATCTGGCGGGCAATGCCGAATGGTCGGTGAAGGTTCCGGTGGCCGGTGGTCTGTTGCGTTTGGGCGTGCTGCCATTTGGATACATAGCCGCGGCCTATCTGGTGCGGGACTGGACGCCGTTGGCGCAGGTTTTCGTGGTGCAGGCGGCGATGCCGGCGGGGAACTTTCCAATTGTGTTGGCGCGGCATTTTGGTGGCCAGCCGGATGTCCCGACCCAGGTGATGTTGGCGTCGACGGTGGGGTCTGTTTTGACCATGCCGTTGTGGGTTTCGTTCGGGGTTTGGGTGATCGGGATGTGA
- the lpxD gene encoding UDP-3-O-(3-hydroxymyristoyl)glucosamine N-acyltransferase, translated as MLTIHDVMTMTGATLARGDKAQEIQGVASLTDALAGDIAFFGNPKYLDQLKATHAGVVLVPEQCPLEVVPESASVLVVENPSASFGEVAMAMRPAEPKPVMGVHPSAVIDPTAQFDREKVSIASGVVIGAGVQIGDGTIIGANTVVAHGTVMGENCHLWANVSVRERSELGNRVVLHHGVVIGGDGFGYELVDGRQQKVDQIGIVRLDDDVEVGANSTIDRARFGRTWIQEGTKIDNLVQIGHNCVIGKHCVICAQTGVAGSAVIGDYCTVAAQAGVAGHLKIGDQAVIMARGGVTKDLPGGEMYMGFPAQPVKEARRDMVAVRRVASLNARVKQLERQLADDNA; from the coding sequence ATGCTTACGATTCATGATGTCATGACCATGACCGGCGCGACCTTGGCGCGCGGTGACAAAGCCCAGGAAATTCAAGGTGTGGCCTCATTGACCGATGCGCTGGCTGGCGACATTGCGTTTTTTGGCAACCCGAAGTACCTGGACCAGCTGAAGGCGACGCACGCGGGCGTGGTGTTGGTTCCCGAGCAATGTCCGCTTGAGGTGGTTCCGGAGTCGGCCTCTGTTCTGGTGGTGGAGAATCCATCGGCGTCCTTTGGTGAAGTTGCGATGGCGATGCGTCCGGCCGAGCCTAAGCCGGTGATGGGTGTGCATCCCTCGGCGGTGATCGACCCTACGGCGCAATTCGACCGAGAGAAGGTGTCGATCGCGTCTGGCGTGGTGATTGGTGCTGGTGTGCAAATCGGCGACGGTACGATCATCGGAGCGAACACAGTGGTCGCTCACGGCACGGTGATGGGTGAAAATTGCCACCTGTGGGCGAATGTCTCGGTGCGCGAACGCAGCGAACTCGGCAACCGCGTGGTGCTTCACCATGGTGTCGTCATTGGTGGCGATGGTTTCGGCTACGAACTGGTCGATGGCCGCCAGCAGAAGGTGGATCAAATCGGGATCGTGCGGTTGGACGACGATGTGGAGGTTGGCGCGAACTCGACCATCGACCGCGCGCGATTCGGACGCACGTGGATCCAGGAGGGGACGAAGATCGATAACCTGGTCCAAATCGGTCACAACTGCGTGATCGGAAAGCACTGCGTAATTTGCGCCCAAACCGGGGTGGCCGGTAGTGCGGTGATCGGTGACTATTGCACCGTAGCTGCCCAGGCTGGAGTAGCCGGGCACCTGAAGATCGGGGATCAAGCGGTGATTATGGCGCGTGGCGGCGTGACCAAAGACCTACCGGGCGGTGAGATGTACATGGGCTTCCCTGCCCAGCCGGTGAAGGAAGCGCGGCGCGATATGGTGGCCGTGCGCCGGGTGGCGAGTTTGAACGCCCGGGTGAAGCAGCTTGAGCGACAACTTGCAGACGACAATGCCTGA
- a CDS encoding glycosyltransferase family 2 protein: MASSRLAVVIPVYNHAHYIVRGLRSVLDQTRPVDRIIVIDDGSKDDSVEVIRAMNEPRIELHTQENQNAFNTINRAIKMAAEDCDYIAILNSDDYYHLDRFEKLLPMLEANPDKQVICSAVQVIDEDSNDLAEDHERMKWFYAVWSVVDDKSVDTVEWMGLANFPATTSNVLGRAKYMAANPFRPYHFNHDYYFLTGAAWRDAIMVHNEKLVYYRVHATNTITSAPAPLMRELLRQHLDLLKDFRDELRADVAMRSRMKLYFRAAFDSVSSLHMGLLMMIYSDLLQDVSHEEILHKVNDLDEGEWEELRVFPNRHIVNHHERGGPLGNCSQMAEKLDIAKTKIDRLRAEKEAAVDHRRMVAAVHDSRWIAFGRTLGICKDLVGERGKTLPDKCDFLRDAIARSGWVKFGLAIGGCRRLKALS, translated from the coding sequence ATGGCTTCTTCGAGACTGGCGGTTGTCATTCCGGTTTACAACCACGCTCATTACATCGTGCGCGGATTGCGCTCGGTGTTGGACCAAACCCGGCCGGTTGATCGCATTATCGTGATCGACGACGGGTCGAAGGACGATTCGGTTGAGGTGATCCGGGCGATGAACGAGCCGCGGATCGAACTGCATACGCAGGAAAATCAGAACGCGTTCAACACAATCAACCGCGCCATCAAGATGGCTGCAGAGGATTGTGACTACATTGCGATTCTCAACTCAGACGACTATTACCACCTCGATCGGTTCGAGAAGCTGCTCCCAATGCTGGAGGCGAATCCGGACAAACAGGTGATTTGCTCCGCGGTCCAGGTGATCGATGAGGACAGCAATGATCTTGCCGAGGACCACGAGCGGATGAAGTGGTTCTATGCGGTATGGAGCGTGGTGGACGACAAGTCGGTCGACACCGTCGAGTGGATGGGATTGGCCAACTTCCCGGCGACGACGAGCAACGTGCTCGGGCGCGCGAAGTACATGGCGGCGAACCCATTCCGTCCGTACCACTTCAACCACGACTACTACTTCCTCACTGGTGCGGCCTGGCGCGATGCGATCATGGTGCACAATGAGAAGCTAGTGTACTACCGGGTCCATGCGACCAACACGATCACGTCGGCGCCGGCTCCTCTGATGCGTGAGTTGCTGCGTCAGCATTTGGATCTGTTGAAGGATTTCCGCGACGAGTTGCGGGCGGATGTGGCCATGCGCAGTCGCATGAAGTTGTATTTCCGTGCTGCGTTCGACAGCGTGAGCAGCTTGCACATGGGCTTGTTGATGATGATCTACAGCGACTTGCTGCAGGATGTGAGCCACGAGGAGATTCTTCACAAAGTGAACGATCTTGACGAGGGCGAGTGGGAAGAACTGCGTGTGTTTCCGAACCGCCACATAGTGAACCATCACGAGCGCGGTGGCCCATTGGGGAATTGTTCGCAAATGGCGGAGAAGTTGGATATTGCCAAGACCAAGATTGATCGCCTGCGGGCGGAAAAAGAGGCGGCGGTGGATCATCGGCGCATGGTCGCGGCGGTGCACGACTCACGCTGGATCGCATTCGGGCGCACGCTCGGGATATGCAAAGACCTGGTGGGTGAGCGAGGCAAGACCTTGCCGGATAAGTGCGATTTTCTGCGCGATGCGATTGCACGGTCCGGGTGGGTCAAGTTCGGCCTTGCCATCGGCGGCTGTCGCCGGCTGAAGGCGTTGAGTTGA
- the leuD gene encoding 3-isopropylmalate dehydratase small subunit encodes MAIAPIPSVTGTGVFLPGADIDTDEIIPARFLKCVTFDGLGDAAFADVRYNEDGSPKPNYPLNKPQYQDATILVAGINFGCGSSREHAPQAIYRAGFRAIIAESFAEIFFGNSTNLGLPCVCADAVEIRNLAATIEADPTTEIVVDLENKEVRFGSESFAVSIPDSARSALVRGRYDQLGELLEEEDQVEAVASKLPYFAGE; translated from the coding sequence ATGGCTATTGCTCCTATTCCATCCGTCACAGGGACCGGTGTGTTTTTGCCCGGTGCTGACATTGATACTGATGAGATCATTCCGGCACGCTTCCTCAAGTGCGTGACCTTTGATGGTCTTGGAGACGCGGCATTTGCGGACGTTCGCTACAACGAAGACGGATCGCCAAAGCCAAACTACCCGCTGAACAAGCCACAGTATCAGGATGCGACCATTCTCGTGGCTGGTATCAACTTCGGCTGCGGATCGTCCCGTGAGCACGCGCCGCAGGCGATCTACCGCGCAGGCTTCCGAGCCATCATCGCCGAGAGCTTTGCTGAGATTTTCTTCGGGAACTCGACCAACTTGGGGCTGCCATGTGTGTGCGCCGATGCGGTGGAGATCCGCAATCTGGCTGCGACCATCGAAGCGGATCCGACCACCGAGATCGTCGTTGATCTGGAGAACAAAGAAGTACGCTTTGGCTCCGAGTCGTTCGCAGTGTCGATTCCTGACTCGGCTCGCAGCGCGCTGGTGCGTGGTCGCTACGACCAACTCGGCGAGTTGCTCGAGGAGGAAGATCAAGTCGAGGCTGTGGCATCGAAGTTGCCGTATTTCGCTGGCGAATAG
- a CDS encoding TraB/GumN family protein, translated as MMRFTQLILKLLASWLVCGGLVACAAEDPLPPQKPLLWKVTAPDGTLKGYVFGTIHLGDPRVAKIQPVVRDAVKSSNVLVTEIHMDADASAKAAAASMLPADEKRNLADFLPDETEAKLDAELKRIFPMFSVQAPPFNRMQVWSVMVTVPILEPMLEYPGAPGVDERLVQIAKKHQMELDALETVDEQLGALSDYPVDDLVKMLDLTLDGMAKSRELDQGNQTEKMILSYRKGDLEALAASSDWNEELYGVPEPVFVKQFMKALVDDRNVRMVERTLERYQKRPEDVFFVAVGALHLPGETGLIQGLERGGYLVERVAVGKLEAAAAN; from the coding sequence GGTGGCCTGTGCTGCTGAGGATCCGCTGCCGCCGCAGAAGCCGTTGCTGTGGAAAGTCACAGCGCCGGATGGCACGCTGAAGGGCTACGTGTTCGGAACGATTCATCTGGGGGACCCCCGGGTGGCCAAAATTCAGCCGGTGGTGCGCGACGCGGTAAAGTCGTCCAACGTGCTGGTGACCGAGATCCACATGGACGCGGATGCCTCTGCCAAGGCGGCTGCTGCGTCGATGTTGCCGGCGGACGAGAAGCGCAATCTTGCCGATTTCCTGCCGGACGAGACCGAGGCAAAGCTGGATGCCGAGCTGAAGCGGATCTTTCCGATGTTTTCGGTTCAGGCGCCTCCGTTCAACCGGATGCAAGTTTGGAGCGTGATGGTGACCGTGCCGATCTTGGAACCGATGCTCGAATACCCCGGTGCGCCGGGAGTGGATGAGCGATTGGTTCAGATCGCCAAGAAGCACCAGATGGAGCTCGATGCGCTGGAGACTGTGGACGAGCAACTCGGCGCGCTGAGCGACTATCCGGTCGACGATTTGGTGAAGATGCTGGATCTGACGCTCGATGGGATGGCGAAATCCCGCGAGTTGGACCAAGGCAACCAGACCGAGAAAATGATCCTTTCGTATCGGAAAGGTGACCTGGAGGCGCTTGCTGCCTCTTCGGATTGGAATGAGGAGCTCTATGGGGTTCCCGAGCCGGTCTTTGTGAAGCAGTTTATGAAGGCACTGGTCGACGACCGCAATGTGCGGATGGTCGAGCGGACACTGGAGCGCTATCAGAAGCGCCCTGAAGATGTCTTTTTTGTGGCGGTGGGGGCCTTGCACCTGCCGGGAGAGACCGGGTTGATCCAAGGTCTTGAGCGCGGCGGGTATCTCGTCGAGCGCGTGGCGGTCGGTAAACTCGAAGCGGCTGCCGCCAACTAA